The Papio anubis isolate 15944 chromosome 2, Panubis1.0, whole genome shotgun sequence region cattaTAACTCATAAACCAGCCTTATATGTAAAAAAGGTATAATCCTACTGAatttcttttctgcctctataaACAAGACCTTAAGTTTGAAGTTTGAAGTTTGAAGTTTGAAGCACTGACCCCATTCCTTTGGAGTCTGTGTTACCCGAATGGCTGTTCTCAGACTTCTGCTTAAATAAACTCTTTTAAACTGGATTCTGATCCTTTTGATTATTTCAGGTTGACATgggttctgtgagccattctagcaaattattaaACCTGACAAGGGAATCATGGGAACTCTCTGAAATTATAGCCAGTTGATTAGTTCAGGTGGCAATCTGggacttgtgactggtgtctgaAGTGAGGGAGGTCTTATGAGAGTAAGCCTTTAACTTGTGGGGTCTGTGCTAAGTCCAGGTAGTTAGTGTCTGAATTGAATTGTAGGACACTTAGATGGTGTCTAGAGAGTTGGAGAATTAGTtggtgtggggaaaaaaacacacacatttggtgtcagaagcaTTGTGAATGAAAACAGTGCCGAGCAGTCAATTACAGGGCTGTGGAGGTGCTCTGACAGAGCCATGTATGAAGCATTCTGTGAGCACAGAGGAGGAACAGCTAACCGAACTTCAAGGCCAGAGAAAATCATCCCAGAGGATCAATGTCAAACTAAGTCTTAACACTTCAACAGGAATTGATCAAATGTAATGGAAGAAGAGAGTATAGGGAAAGAAGTGCCTTACAGAGAAGTAGAAATTGcattcaaggccaggcatggtggctcatgcctgctaattccagcactttgggaggcaaagtggggcggatcatgagatcaggagattgaggccatcctggctaacacagtgaaaccccctctctaccaaaaaatacaaaaaaattagccgggcatggtggtgggtgcctgtagtcccagctactagggaggctgaggcaggagaatggcatgaacccagaaggcggagcttgcagtgagccgagttcgcgccactgcactccagcctaggcgacagagtgagactctgtctcaaaaattaaaaaaataaaaattaaaagaaattgcaTGTAAAAGGGAACAGAGGAATAAAAGCACTTAACACTTTTGAAGAGCCCAAAGAGGCCCACATGCATGGGGTACAGaatcataaaatacattattaaaaatctaataaaatatttaaaattagtaaatacataaaattatatattatgagacatttaaaagtaaatagttATAACAAATATTATGAAGAAGCTAATTAAGTGAACAAAGaatgaaacatttatattttatttggcaCTTGAGAGATGCTTTTTGTCAGAGCATTTTCTGCGCAGGGAGACACAAATGAGGTAAGGAATAGATGCGAGGTGATAAAGAAGAGACAATGAGTGTAGggtcctcttttaaaaatattcttggaTATGAGTGGAAGCCAAGAGTTAAATGTTTGAGGAAGTCATAACACCAAGCTTTTGGATACGGAAGAAAAATAGGCATGTTTTATGAGCagctttagaaaaataatttaaggaacaaaaaactaaacaaaagagagaggagaatgaAGCAAAGCTCCTAAGgagataaaggggaaaaaaggcttAGAATTTGGGTTGAATGTTGGTATACAGAAGGGAAGATCAAgtaatactgaaaataaatatataaaaaaagataagacGTATGAAGTAAGAACCTAGACTTGATGGGAGATTGATCATGGAAAACACAGCTAACGAATACATGGTTTCCTTTTGGGGGTGataaatatgttctaaaattgattgtagcAGTGGTCACAAAAGCATTGAATTGCATTCTTTAAATGGGTGAAatgtatggtatataaattatatgtcaataaagctgatgcaaaacagaaaataaacatgaaagataTTATGAGGAATAATTAATATGATGATATTTAATATTAGTTGTAATAATTATCAcaatagctaatttttattaatatgatacatataatagccaacatttattaatataaggAAATCTAGTGGCTAAAATTTGCTGAGTGTCAATTATGTAGTAGATATATTAATACAATTATATGTACagcatgtttatatatatatataattttatttaattaacccAATAATCCTATTAGGTGGTTCCCATCGTCTTcatttaacagataaagaaaccatgagaggccgggtgcagtggctcaagcctgtaatcccagcactttgggaggccaagacgggtggatcacaaggtcaggagatggagaccatcctggctaacacggtgaaaccccgtctctactaaaaaaatacaaaaaattagccaggcgaggtggcgggcgcctgtagtcccagctactcgggaggctgaggcaggagaatggcgtgaacctgggaggcggagcttgcagtgagttgagatccagccactgcactccagcctgggtgacagagtgagactccatctcaaaaaaaaaaaaaaaaagaaaccatgagATAAAACCATGAGATAGAAATGTTAAATACTGTCCAAGTTCATATAACTGgtgaacaaaaaccatatgaagTGAAAGGCTTTGCTCCTAAACACCAGATTATCCTGCCCAAAACAATATAAAGATATGGACCTTATCTTTTCATCTTTGCATCACCAGCTTCAAACTTATAAATagcattcaataagtattttctGAATTAATTAATAGATTGCTTTTAGATGACGAGACAGGAGGAATTACTTGTGTCTTACTCAGGGTAACAaagtaataagaaataaaatcaggaagaaaataacTGTCATTCTGGGCTATCTACTGAACAAGGATTgttaaaactatataaaactcGTGATATTTCATATCAAGAATTAATCTCAAAGTAAGAGCCTATAGATCACTAAGTtaacaaaatctatttttatggCTGTTCCACTAAAAGATAAGATTCTAGCGTTGTAATGCATTTCTCAGTTTTGGAGAATATTTCCAACCTAGAAGCTCAAATTTTCTTACCTACTGTTTGgttattcattattttctatggAAGAAAAAGTTAAGCATCAAGTTTACTCTTCTACAAGAGACAGGCGCTTACCTGAATTCAACTTTATGTACAGACTCTTGTTGCCAGTCAAATGGGAGACATGGCAGGTCACGGTAGACGCATTGTGGCCCCCCCAGTGGCATGTACTCTCAACAGTCACTGTGCCATTGCCCCAGTACTCATGCTTAGTGGCACAATCCCCCTCTGGGATCCAGGAGATCTGAGCAGCTGGCTTCCCTGCAACTGCCTCGCATACTGCAGTTCTATTCCTGCTTTGAAACAGGGTCACTTCAGGTGTAACTGCAGAGAGGAAAGGGGGAGAAAATGCTTTGGTTTTCACATAAAGCATATGGAATTCAGAGAGACATTTGTTTCAGTCACAAATCTGGTGATGTGAAATACCACAATATATGATGCTCCTTACCTAGCACTTGGAGGTGATATCCACGATGGAAATTCCCATCAGGAGTTGCCATTATGCATCTGTAATACCCGTCATGAGTGATGGCCACTGGGTGAATCTGAAGGTCCGAATTCTGATCAGGTGTGGAGACCCAGGTTATTCTCTCATCAGTACAGTTGGTTTCCTTGGtctcatttgtttctttcctgtaGGCTTTTGTGCAGGAAGGCTGGCCTCTTATGATTATTTCCCATACTATTACAATCAAATTTCTGAACTCAATAGGAGGGCAACAAAGCACAGCATTTGTATCCATCAGTACAGGCTGTGAAATGTtacctggacacacacacaaaggataATGATAAAGAAAACCTTGACAAGGAACTTCATGTGTTATGTTTATCCACAGTATATTACATGAAGTCATATTAGAACATAAATTTGCTGATCTTATTCCAGAAATATTAGACTTATGTAAGAAAATAACattcacaaaatataaataatatattgaacCCAATCTAAAGATTAACAAACTTTCTCCAGTATTATGTATTATTAGAAAAACAATATACATAACATTGTATTCTGAAATACAATAAAGTATTCTGAAATTAATTCAGgagttttaatatttagaaacagagaagaaaacagaattgtaATTTAAACAACAAAGGCAATGCTCTAAATCTAATCTTTAGGTGGTAGAGACTACTGTATTTATCATACAAATCATGTGccttggaaaagaaaatggaataactAGTGATGTGATTGTCTCCTCCTTCGTTTTGGTGAGCACAAGAAAAATTAGTAACATCAAAGTTAAACACCTGTCTCTAAGGTTGTTATTTCAGACAAACATAAATGTGGAAAGTTTATGGTTCTTTCATTAAAGGTAACTAATATGGCATTCAGGTGGAGCTAGCTGGACATGTTTTATTTAGATAATTACATGCTTTATTTAGAGAATTACAGAGTCAGTGAGACCcatagatctttaaaaaaatctttaattttgccAGTTGAGCCATCCCATGTAAGTTAAAAAAATGCCTATTGATAAgatgtttacaaatatttatttctagtttaaaaaGTAGTgtggcatataatttttaaaagctttattttcctttggacaTTTATCATGAAAAAGTTTTACTGCAAATTCGTGACCTTGTCATAGCCTTTggatattttccttccttcctgtttagtcacacatataatcccagagAGTTCAGTGGTAAACTTTGCTCatagattttatttctgtatattcaATCCAATTATCAGGTGTAAATGTGTAAGTCGACTCCTTTCTGTCcatcttttaaagtaaaaattaagccCTGCATCCTACAAGCATCTTCCAACATAGATTCTCATGCATCTCATAAGTCAACATAATGTTTCCACAACTGATCAGGGTTTACTGAGAGGTACTTATTCTGCCAAAGTACCTGTCACTACTCACCTGTAACAAAGGTGAGTGTCAGAGATCTCATCACGATAGCATAAGCAGAATCAGTTACAGAGGGGCAAACCTTTATGTGGATGAAGCTTGTTTTTGCTACACCCTACATTTAATATCACTCCTCTCCTGTTTTGGTGTCACCTGTCTCTTAGGTGGTACTTCAACCCTTATATTTCACAGTCAGATAATGATCACATaaccagatacagaaagaaataggACTTTAACGCAGACCTGAAAGGTCATTAAACCCATGCTCCTTCCACCACTCCACCTTAGCAAATGTTCAGAGGTAAGCAAGAACATGGCTTGTTTGGAGCACTAGAGACTGGGACATTCAGGGTCCCTCGTACCACAGCACTCAGATCAACACATTCTTCAAGTAGTCACAAGGCTGGCCCCCAGCCAGGCCATCAGCTAATGATTCCACCAAAGTTCAACTTTCCATCCCTCAGTGTTGGCCACTACTAAGGAAGCATATTACCTTCTGCAGACATTTTTGAATAATTCTGTGTCATCTGCTTTCCATCCATACATGAACTACTTGAAGctagaaaatatttagagaagaataaatgaaatcaattttATGTACTCAGAGTGGAAGCCAGTGTTTCCCCACAAAGTCTTACTCAACATAAAGACAATTAGTTAACCATaactaaaattatacaaaaataattgtaaaacagAAATTAGAAGTTATGCCATCATTAGAGGAAAAAACCTGTTAACatcttaaaaattatacttataaGCAATTAATAATGATTTCTCATTCATGAGACGCTTTGTTTAGTCAACTAGCTTGTATGAGGTAACCAAGCCTCCCCCTATTCCTCCTTCCCCAACCAAGGAGATGGGTCCATGTGGGCATCTCATATGAGCTGGTCCAATTACACTCCTTTCTCCAAATGCTGGAGACATCATCTTTAAATGAAATTTCtctgtacatttttgttttcctttttaacctAACTCCTctaaaagagtgaaagaaatgaaCACAAAACTGGAATAATGACTAACCAGGAAGTAGCTCTATAGTCACTCTTGTTGCTACTCAAATGTGCCTACCATGAGCTCATGGTAGGCACATTGTGGCCCTCCCAGTGACATGAACTCCCAATAGTCACTGTGCCATTGCCCCAATATTCTTGCTCGGTGGCACAATCCCCCTGTGGGGTCCGGGAGATCTTTGCTGCAACTGTCTTGCACACCACAGTTCTATGCGTGCTTAGAAACAGGGTCATTTCAGGGGGAACTGCAGAGAGGTAAGGAAAAAGTGCTTCAATCTTAACATAAAGAATATGaaatttggccgggtgcggtggctcaagcctgtaatcccagcactttgggaggccgagatgggcggatcacgaggtcaggagatcaaaaccatcctggctaacacggtgaaaccccgtctctactaaaaaatacaaaaaactaccgggcgaggtggcaggcgcctgtagtcccaactactcgggaggctgaggcaggagaatggtgtaaactcgggcggcggagcttgcagtgagctgagatccggccactgcactccagcttgggcgacagagcgagactccgtctcaaaaaaaacaaaacaaaacaaaaaagaatatgaaatttaGAGAGATATTTGTTTCAGTCCAAATCTGATGATGTGCAATACCACAATATATGATGTTCCTTACCTAACACTTGGTACGGTTAGGATTAGGTACGTCAGTGATGGCCTAGGGGAATGACTGTTGCAGTAATTCTCAAAGCGTGGTTTTCAGAGGGCTACGGATAACCAAGACCTTTTCAGTGGACATCATCGTGGGTAATATCCATGATGGAAATTCCCATCAGGTATTACCATTATTCACCTGTAATACCCATAATGAGTGAGGACAACACGATCAATCTGAAGGGCAAGATTCTAGTCAAGACTGGAGGCCTACGTTATACTCTTGtcattgcagttttttttttccattgtttcatttctctcctgTAGGCTTTGATGCAGGAAGAATTGTCTCTGATGAGTATTTTCCATGCTGTTACCATCACACTTGTCAATAGGATGGGATGGCAACAGAGCATAGCCTTTGTATACATTCGTAAAGACAGTAAAGTGCTAACTGgacacaataagaaaatgaaaatgataaaaatttctaCATGCCAATTTCTTCCACTGGGTCTCACTTAAAGTCCCataaaacctttatttatttatttatttatttatttatttatttatttatttttattattttttgaggtggagtctctctctgtcacccaggctggagtgcagtggcgctatctcagctcactgcaagcactgcaagctccgcctcccaggttcacgccattctcctgcctcagcctcctgagtagttgggactacaggcgcccgccaccacgctcagctaattttttgtattttagtagagacggggtttcaccttgttagccaggatggtctcaatctcctgacctcgtgatccacccgccccggcctcccaaagtgctggcattacaggcgtgagacagcATGCCCAGACAAAAcccttctttttcttaatgaGTATTTTGCCCGCCTTGGATGTAAAAAGGTAATTGGAAAGAGTTCAGCTTGCAACTCAAACATTTGATAC contains the following coding sequences:
- the LOC101003331 gene encoding cell surface glycoprotein CD200 receptor 2 isoform X4; its protein translation is MHTLGKMSASRLLISIIIMVSASSSSCMDGKQMTQNYSKMSAEVWEIIIRGQPSCTKAYRKETNETKETNCTDERITWVSTPDQNSDLQIHPVAITHDGYYRCIMATPDGNFHRGYHLQVLVTPEVTLFQSRNRTAVCEAVAGKPAAQISWIPEGDCATKHEYWGNGTVTVESTCHWGGHNASTVTCHVSHLTGNKSLYIKLNSGLRTSGSPALDLLIILYVKLSLFVVILVTTGFVFFQRINYVRLQHW
- the LOC101003331 gene encoding cell surface glycoprotein CD200 receptor 2 isoform X2, whose translation is MHTLGKMSASRLLISIIIMVSASSSSCMDGKQMTQNYSKMSAEGNISQPVLMDTNAVLCCPPIEFRNLIVIVWEIIIRGQPSCTKAYRKETNETKETNCTDERITWVSTPDQNSDLQIHPVAITHDGYYRCIMATPDGNFHRGYHLQVLVTPEVTLFQSRNRTAVCEAVAGKPAAQISWIPEGDCATKHEYWGNGTVTVESTCHWGGHNASTVTCHVSHLTGNKSLYIKLNSGLRTSGSPALDLLIILYVKLSLFVVILVTTGFVFFQRINYVR
- the LOC101003331 gene encoding cell surface glycoprotein CD200 receptor 2 isoform X6, whose amino-acid sequence is MYGWKADDTELFKNVCRRNLIVIVWEIIIRGQPSCTKAYRKETNETKETNCTDERITWVSTPDQNSDLQIHPVAITHDGYYRCIMATPDGNFHRGYHLQVLVTPEVTLFQSRNRTAVCEAVAGKPAAQISWIPEGDCATKHEYWGNGTVTVESTCHWGGHNASTVTCHVSHLTGNKSLYIKLNSGLRTSGSPALDLLIILYVKLSLFVVILVTTGFVFFQRINYVRLQHW
- the LOC101003331 gene encoding cell surface glycoprotein CD200 receptor 2 isoform X1, yielding MHTLGKMSASRLLISIIIMVSASSSSCMDGKQMTQNYSKMSAEGNISQPVLMDTNAVLCCPPIEFRNLIVIVWEIIIRGQPSCTKAYRKETNETKETNCTDERITWVSTPDQNSDLQIHPVAITHDGYYRCIMATPDGNFHRGYHLQVLVTPEVTLFQSRNRTAVCEAVAGKPAAQISWIPEGDCATKHEYWGNGTVTVESTCHWGGHNASTVTCHVSHLTGNKSLYIKLNSGLRTSGSPALDLLIILYVKLSLFVVILVTTGFVFFQRINYVRLQHW
- the LOC101003331 gene encoding cell surface glycoprotein CD200 receptor 2 isoform X5; amino-acid sequence: MHTLGKMSASRLLISIIIMVSASSSSCMDGKQMTQNYSKMSAEGNISQPVLMDTNAVLCCPPIEFRNLIVIVWEIIIRGQPSCTKAYRKETNETKETNCTDERITWVSTPDQNSDLQIHPVAITHDGYYRCIMATPDGNFHRGYHLQVLVTPEVTLFQSRNRTAVCEAVAGKPAAQISWIPEGDCATKHEYWGNGTVTVESTCHWGGHNASTVTCHVSHLTGNKSLYIKLNSDLRSWNVDAN
- the LOC101003331 gene encoding cell surface glycoprotein CD200 receptor 1 isoform X3, producing the protein MHTLGKMSASRLLISIIIMVSASSSSCMDGKQMTQNYSKMSAEGNISQPVLMDTNAVLCCPPIEFRNLIVIVWEIIIRGQPSCTKAYRKETNETKETNCTDERITWVSTPDQNSDLQIHPVAITHDGYYRCIMATPDGNFHRGYHLQVLVTPEVTLFQSRNRTAVCEAVAGKPAAQISWIPEGDCATKHEYWGNGTVTVESTCHWGGHNASTVTCHVSHLTGNKSLYIKLNSDCNIGKMSDGPAVNLGHG